The window TAGCCTTCGTGCTTGCTGCCCACGAGGTAGGTGACGTTGACGGTGACGGTGGGCTTGGTCGGGTCCGGGAAGAGCAGGACGCGCAGGCCATTGGGCAGGCGGTATTCGGTGATGCCCTCCACGCTGGCCACGGGGGCGACCGGCTTCACGGGGGCCCGAGCCGTGACGGCGAGCTTCGCGGTGGGGGCCGGGGCACGGGCCCAGACGGGCGGGGCGGCCACGAGCAGGACGGCCAGCAGGGCGAGCGGGGTACGACGCGGCATGCGGTCCTCGGGGTGCGAAGGCGTGGGCACGGGACCTCTAACCGCTCCAGGGGGTCCCGCCATCCCGAGCCGAGTCATGCCCCCCGGGCAGGCATTCGCGCAAGGACCCGGACAGGATATTCCAGGTCGTATCTCCGGCTTCAAACCCCACGGGTTGTCATGTATCCTGGCGCGGATCCGATGTCAGGACGGGTTGGTAGGAAGCACGCGCTCCACCAGGGAGGAAACGGAATGGCGAAGGCGATGGGCGGGGACATGGTGCTGCAGCTCCTGCATGAGTTCCGCGAGCTGCAGGAGGAGTCACGGGTCCAGTTCGCGCGGACGGACAAGTCCCTGAAGGTGGTCAACACGAAGGTCCGGGTGCTCTTCAAGCGGACCCAGGTCCTCGCGAACCAGGTGCGAGCCTTCGCGGTTCAGTTGGATGAGTTCCGAGACAACGTGGGGGAGCTCACGACCCACGTGTCGACCCTGGCGAAGGAGCTGGACGGGGTCAAACGCGTGCAGACGAAGATGTTCGACCAGATGGGCCGCATGCTGCACCACCTGGCGGATGCGCAGGCCGCCGACCGCCAGCGCATCGTCGTGTTGGAGCAGCACGTGGAGGGGGCAGGGGAGCACTGAGCCCCGTGCCCCGCCGGCCCTCAGGCGTAGATGCCCCCCGGCGCCATGGCGGAGCCCGAGCCCAGCGCCTCCTCCACCTCGCGCACCTCCTCGGACGTCAGCCGGAGGTCCGCCGCGTGGATGAAGCCATCCACCTGCTTCGCGCTGCGCGCCCCCACGATGGCGGCGGTGACGGCCGGATCCCGCAGCACCCAGGCGATGGCCACCTCCGCGGGAGAGCGCCCATGCCGCGCGCCCACTTCGCGCATGCGCTCCACCAGGGCCAGGTGGTGCGACAGCTTCGGCTCCTGGAAGTCCGGGCTGCGGCGGCGCCAGTCGTCGTCTGGCATCTGCTGGATGCGCCCGCGCGTCATCGCGCCGGTGAGCAGCCCGGAGGCCATGGGGGAATACACGATGACGCCAATGCCTTGCTGCTGGCAGTAGGGCAACAGGTCATCCTCGATGTCCCGGTGGATGAGGGAGTAGGGCGGCTGCAGCGACGTCACCTTCGCGATCTTCTGCACCTGCTGCAATTGAGAGACATTGAAGTTGGACACGCCCAGCCAGCGCACCTTGCCCTGGCGTTGCAGCTCCGCCAGCGCCGTCCAGCCCTCTTCCAGCTCCGCCGTGGAGTCCACCGGCCAGTGCACCTGATACAAGTCAATGGCATCCACCTTCAGCCGACGCAGGGACGCCTCGCACTCCTTGCGCACCGACTCCGCGTTGAACGCGCGGCTGACGTCGCCCTGGTCATTCCAGACCATGGCGCACTTGGTGAAGACATACGGGCGCCGGTCGCGGCCCTGGAGCGCCTTCGCGACCACCTCCTCGGAGTGTCCCAGCCCATAGACCGCCGCGGTGTCGATCCAGTTGATGCCTGAATCCAGGGCGCGCTGGATGGCTTCGATGGACCGCGCGTCGTCCTGCGAACCCCAGGCGA is drawn from Corallococcus silvisoli and contains these coding sequences:
- a CDS encoding aldo/keto reductase codes for the protein MQKRRLGNSDMDLTPLGFGAWAIGGGGWAFAWGSQDDARSIEAIQRALDSGINWIDTAAVYGLGHSEEVVAKALQGRDRRPYVFTKCAMVWNDQGDVSRAFNAESVRKECEASLRRLKVDAIDLYQVHWPVDSTAELEEGWTALAELQRQGKVRWLGVSNFNVSQLQQVQKIAKVTSLQPPYSLIHRDIEDDLLPYCQQQGIGVIVYSPMASGLLTGAMTRGRIQQMPDDDWRRRSPDFQEPKLSHHLALVERMREVGARHGRSPAEVAIAWVLRDPAVTAAIVGARSAKQVDGFIHAADLRLTSEEVREVEEALGSGSAMAPGGIYA